Proteins from a single region of Macaca nemestrina isolate mMacNem1 chromosome 13, mMacNem.hap1, whole genome shotgun sequence:
- the LOC105464873 gene encoding serine/arginine-rich splicing factor 7 isoform X2, producing the protein MSRYGRYGGETKVYVGNLGTGAGKGELERAFSYYGPLRTVWIARNPPGFAFVEFEDPRDAEDAVRGLDGKVICGSRVRVELSTGMPRRSRFDRPPARRPFDPNDRCYECGEKGHYAYDCHRYSRRRRSRSRSRSHSRSRGRRYSRSRSRSRGRRSRSASPRRSRSISLRRSRSASLRRSRSGSIKGSRYFQSPSRSRSRSRSISRPRSSRSPSGSPRRSASPERMD; encoded by the exons ATGTCGCGTTACGGGCGGTACGGAGGAG AAACCAAGGTGTATGTTGGTAACCTGGGAACTGGCGCTGGCAAAGGAGAGTTAGAAAGGGCTTTCAGTTATTATGGTCCTTTAAGAACTGTATGGATTGCGAGAAATCCTCCAGGATTTGCCTTTGTGGAATTCGAAGATCCTAGAGATGCAGAAGATGCAGTACGAGGACTGGATGGGAA aGTGATTTGTGGCTCCCGAGTGAGGGTTGAACTATCGACAGGCATGCCTCGGAGATCACGTTTTGATAGACCACCTGCCCGACGTCCCTTTGATCCAAATGATAGATGCTATGAGTGTGGCGAAAAGGGACATTATGCCTATGATTGTCATCGTTACAGCCGGCGAAGAAGAAGcag GTCACGGTCTAGATCACATTCTCGATCCAGAGGAAGGCGATATTCTCGCTCACGCAGCAGGAGCAGGGGACGGAG GTCAAGGTCAGCATCTCCTCGACGATCAAGATCTATCTCTCTTCGTAGATCAAGATCAGCTTCACTCAGAAGATCTAGGTCTGGTTCTATAAAAGGATCGAGGTATTTCCA ATCCCCATCGAGGTCAAGATCAAGATCCAGGTCTATTTCAAGACCAAGAAGCAG tcgTTCCCCATCAGGAAGTCCTCGCAGAAGTGCAAGTCCTGAAAGAATGGACTGA
- the LOC105464873 gene encoding serine/arginine-rich splicing factor 7 isoform X1: MSRYGRYGGETKVYVGNLGTGAGKGELERAFSYYGPLRTVWIARNPPGFAFVEFEDPRDAEDAVRGLDGKVICGSRVRVELSTGMPRRSRFDRPPARRPFDPNDRCYECGEKGHYAYDCHRYSRRRRSRSRSRSHSRSRGRRYSRSRSRSRGRRSRSASPRRSRSISLRRSRSASLRRSRSGSIKGSRYFQSPSRSRSRSRSISRPRSSRSKSRSPSPKRSRSPSGSPRRSASPERMD, from the exons ATGTCGCGTTACGGGCGGTACGGAGGAG AAACCAAGGTGTATGTTGGTAACCTGGGAACTGGCGCTGGCAAAGGAGAGTTAGAAAGGGCTTTCAGTTATTATGGTCCTTTAAGAACTGTATGGATTGCGAGAAATCCTCCAGGATTTGCCTTTGTGGAATTCGAAGATCCTAGAGATGCAGAAGATGCAGTACGAGGACTGGATGGGAA aGTGATTTGTGGCTCCCGAGTGAGGGTTGAACTATCGACAGGCATGCCTCGGAGATCACGTTTTGATAGACCACCTGCCCGACGTCCCTTTGATCCAAATGATAGATGCTATGAGTGTGGCGAAAAGGGACATTATGCCTATGATTGTCATCGTTACAGCCGGCGAAGAAGAAGcag GTCACGGTCTAGATCACATTCTCGATCCAGAGGAAGGCGATATTCTCGCTCACGCAGCAGGAGCAGGGGACGGAG GTCAAGGTCAGCATCTCCTCGACGATCAAGATCTATCTCTCTTCGTAGATCAAGATCAGCTTCACTCAGAAGATCTAGGTCTGGTTCTATAAAAGGATCGAGGTATTTCCA ATCCCCATCGAGGTCAAGATCAAGATCCAGGTCTATTTCAAGACCAAGAAGCAG CCGATCAAAGTCCAGatctccatctccaaaaagaag tcgTTCCCCATCAGGAAGTCCTCGCAGAAGTGCAAGTCCTGAAAGAATGGACTGA